The proteins below are encoded in one region of Flavobacterium nackdongense:
- a CDS encoding site-specific DNA-methyltransferase — MAKEEFINAGFTIVGAEDNENKLLSFLKENYPSVIRDNEINIEELKTVLGLPIDEKVNGYGLNFVGRNFARAKYAQKTEKELRLNTTLSKEIDTTQHLVLKGDNLDSLKILKNHYSGKIKCICIDPPYNTKSEEFVYPDKFDKEEAEVLGLANLSESDFERMDFSFKTKKSHNGWLAFMYPRLLLARDLLSKDGVIFISIDENEHAQLKLLCDEIFGDENFAGDIVWKNSSKNDQAYVSMQHEYVLVYAKSKVYNIGKWEELKEGLQEIYKAFDALKKKHKSDWQTIHEEGLKWYNQFPNSNPVKDSKHYSWMDESGVYFPDNIAGPNHGQYVYDVLHPITGKICKPPASGWRFPEDTLKQRIRDGLVHFGKDHTVVPNNKTYLKNTEYQSITSLKFKDGRVASNWLKNLFGVKDVFTNPKDCGILLSFMKAISVKNGDIVLDFFAGSGSTGEAVMQLNAEDGGNCKFILCQIDEPIKENKPAYKFCIDNNLPPVISSITIERLKRAGEKIAKDIEAANSKVGLFEEDKKQVPDIGFKVFDSIEAPKLKVDETTKQISIIENETDALSRIYNMIFTIGLDEPSQVPEMVLEDCIYKIGNHYYITNCDKLNSYDYSNAIKNGKVFIDGWTASLNGTLQNYKEDVKIIF, encoded by the coding sequence ATGGCAAAAGAAGAATTTATAAACGCAGGATTTACTATTGTAGGAGCAGAAGACAACGAAAACAAATTGTTGAGTTTTCTGAAAGAAAACTACCCCAGCGTAATTCGAGACAACGAAATAAACATAGAAGAACTAAAAACTGTTTTGGGCTTGCCTATTGACGAAAAAGTAAACGGGTACGGTTTAAATTTTGTAGGCAGAAACTTTGCAAGAGCTAAATATGCTCAAAAAACAGAGAAGGAACTTCGCTTAAATACCACATTGAGCAAAGAAATTGACACTACACAACATTTGGTTTTGAAAGGCGATAATTTGGATAGTTTGAAAATTCTGAAAAACCATTACAGCGGAAAAATCAAGTGTATCTGCATTGATCCACCATACAACACTAAAAGCGAAGAATTTGTCTATCCAGACAAGTTCGACAAAGAAGAAGCTGAAGTGTTGGGTTTGGCGAACCTGAGTGAAAGCGATTTTGAGAGAATGGACTTTAGTTTTAAAACTAAAAAGAGCCACAACGGTTGGTTAGCGTTTATGTATCCACGCCTTTTGTTGGCAAGAGATTTATTGAGCAAAGATGGTGTTATTTTTATATCAATTGATGAAAATGAACATGCTCAATTAAAGCTTCTTTGTGATGAAATTTTTGGAGATGAGAATTTTGCAGGTGATATTGTTTGGAAAAACAGCAGTAAAAATGACCAAGCTTATGTTTCCATGCAACATGAATATGTACTTGTATATGCAAAAAGTAAAGTTTATAATATCGGAAAGTGGGAAGAATTAAAAGAAGGACTTCAAGAAATTTATAAAGCTTTTGATGCTTTAAAGAAAAAACATAAAAGTGATTGGCAAACAATACATGAAGAAGGATTAAAATGGTATAATCAATTTCCCAATTCAAATCCAGTGAAAGACAGTAAACATTATAGTTGGATGGATGAAAGTGGAGTTTATTTTCCTGATAATATTGCAGGTCCCAATCACGGTCAATATGTTTATGATGTATTACATCCAATAACTGGAAAAATTTGTAAACCTCCAGCAAGCGGTTGGCGTTTTCCTGAAGATACTTTAAAACAAAGAATAAGAGATGGATTGGTTCATTTTGGTAAAGACCATACTGTTGTACCAAATAATAAAACATATCTAAAAAATACTGAATATCAAAGCATAACAAGTTTAAAATTTAAAGATGGTCGTGTGGCATCAAATTGGTTAAAAAATCTTTTTGGAGTCAAGGATGTTTTTACAAATCCTAAAGATTGTGGTATATTATTGAGTTTTATGAAAGCTATATCAGTTAAAAATGGAGATATAGTCCTTGATTTTTTTGCCGGCTCCGGCTCAACAGGTGAAGCAGTAATGCAACTTAATGCAGAAGATGGGGGTAATTGTAAATTTATTTTGTGTCAAATTGACGAGCCAATAAAAGAAAATAAACCAGCATATAAATTTTGTATAGATAATAACTTACCTCCAGTAATTTCAAGCATTACCATAGAACGCTTAAAACGTGCAGGGGAAAAAATAGCAAAAGACATTGAAGCAGCAAACAGCAAAGTAGGTCTGTTTGAAGAAGATAAAAAACAAGTTCCTGATATTGGTTTTAAAGTGTTTGACAGCATTGAAGCGCCTAAGCTAAAAGTGGATGAAACAACCAAACAAATTTCAATTATTGAAAATGAAACGGATGCTTTAAGTCGCATTTATAATATGATTTTCACCATAGGTTTAGACGAACCCTCACAAGTCCCGGAAATGGTTCTTGAAGATTGCATTTATAAAATCGGTAATCATTATTACATAACCAACTGCGATAAATTAAACAGTTATGATTACTCAAATGCTATTAAAAATGGCAAAGTTTTTATTGACGGTTGGACAGCAAGTTTGAATGGAACATTGCAGAATTATAAAGAAGATGTGAAGATTATTTTTTAA